One Ignavibacterium album JCM 16511 genomic region harbors:
- a CDS encoding CHAT domain-containing protein, with translation MMMKLATKISLALIVVVPMLFVFTIGFSSNENKSNQNSILYSKDFQALYFSLTSQKIDANEIQKSISLLQHSFEKDFANALLLKRKQKFEEAFNLLEKYLTELPDDYRYYDELVLLAQIINKSDYIKKKLQNTNENNYKKYLNALLAYHNGNYSDAIELLKEINDIEPLFLLSHSYRAIGDYQKALLIIDSLMNNYPKDQPEYCRFIISKGSLFLLSGKNEEANKLYKAGYDIAVENENQKEEAKALINLAILDDYKGNVESAQEKLRLALQLANDIEDIELKAIAFSETGVSYTYSGEIVEARKNYETSLELFRKLKNSERLANLLANIGSLYIQTANFSAAIKSFEEGLKYSGENTVSQILNLRGLGDVYSNLSDYSKALEYYNRAKELSEKIKNVNQKALSEISIGTLFYNLNKPNKALSVFRKVEDEIADDDDPYLFEDLLFKKALALTDLDSFAMAEQQFKNALSIAESVSDVYYKSLILTYLADNYIRQKKFRDAEVILNKVMKTSADNNFTQLLALQNLYLGISNFHQKNFSTTRNYLLKADKTAFSVNDFNTSIESKYYQALCLESENSIYDAEKKYIEAIEMIEKSSNSSALINSQIDVSRFAGLKDSYLKLTDLYLRQSRFADAFDMIEKFRARNTFRNLNELKLQSIINDEDLLRNYYDIKWKINSGIYYSAELDSLENVFSSIKNDLINKYNFNPDYRAENFSVSSDLNRIPENETLVSYFFSEDNLFAFIIKKNSFTPVLLHKKKNEIVNLVKQISPVYDNQINLNDAYYNQDLFSFNSRASNELYKTLLEPVREFLSSNGKIIFSLPVELSVVPIEFLITNFDSYDSPYYYDNKRFLIEDYSISYTPSVSVYLIQKEKPLVENDNLLLVGDPQITSSDFAQSYRGSLIEDESFSNRNLRIFPLKYSKEEVEQIESMLSDVSVLLSEKATEEQFIKNSSDKTLIHLSTHSFIHNNQPFIIFSQEEKSNSDGYLEAGEIVKLKLNSELVVLSSCKSGLGTIDATEGIIGMQKSFFEAGAKSVVVSLWDVNDKYTSYFMKSYYKYLSEGYDKSEALRKAKIFFKKNYSANPYYWAAFVLSGDNSAIKFNKSLSFAIKYFAILFTILLLFFLTKRFYLVNNR, from the coding sequence ATGATGATGAAGCTCGCTACAAAGATTTCATTGGCGTTGATTGTTGTGGTTCCGATGCTTTTTGTTTTTACAATCGGATTTAGTTCGAATGAGAATAAGTCAAACCAAAATTCCATTTTATACTCAAAAGATTTTCAAGCACTATACTTTTCTTTAACATCACAAAAAATTGATGCGAATGAAATTCAAAAATCAATTTCTCTTTTACAGCATTCATTTGAAAAAGATTTTGCAAACGCTCTGCTTTTAAAGAGAAAACAAAAATTTGAAGAAGCTTTCAATCTGCTCGAAAAATATCTTACCGAACTTCCTGATGATTACAGATACTATGATGAATTGGTTCTTCTTGCTCAAATCATTAACAAGTCAGATTATATAAAGAAGAAATTACAGAACACAAATGAAAACAATTATAAAAAATACTTGAATGCACTTCTTGCTTATCATAATGGAAATTATTCAGATGCAATTGAATTACTTAAAGAGATAAATGATATAGAACCACTTTTTCTTCTCTCACACTCTTACAGAGCAATCGGAGATTATCAGAAAGCTTTGTTAATAATTGATTCCCTAATGAACAATTATCCGAAAGACCAACCGGAATATTGCAGATTCATAATTTCAAAAGGTTCTTTGTTTCTGCTATCAGGAAAAAATGAAGAAGCAAATAAGCTTTACAAAGCAGGATATGATATTGCAGTTGAGAATGAAAATCAAAAAGAAGAAGCCAAAGCTCTTATTAACCTGGCAATTTTAGATGATTACAAAGGAAATGTTGAAAGTGCACAAGAAAAGTTAAGATTGGCACTACAATTAGCTAATGATATTGAAGATATTGAGTTGAAGGCAATTGCTTTTTCAGAAACAGGAGTTTCATACACTTATTCCGGAGAAATTGTAGAAGCAAGAAAAAATTATGAAACAAGTCTTGAGCTGTTCAGAAAACTTAAAAACTCTGAGAGACTTGCAAATCTTTTAGCAAACATTGGTTCTCTTTACATTCAGACAGCAAACTTTTCTGCTGCAATAAAAAGTTTCGAAGAAGGATTAAAATATTCCGGCGAAAATACTGTCTCGCAAATCTTAAATCTTCGTGGACTTGGTGATGTATATTCCAATCTTTCTGATTACTCAAAAGCACTTGAATATTATAACCGGGCAAAAGAACTTTCTGAAAAAATTAAAAATGTAAATCAAAAAGCTCTTTCAGAAATTAGTATCGGAACTTTGTTTTATAATCTGAATAAACCCAATAAAGCTCTTTCGGTTTTTAGAAAAGTTGAAGATGAAATTGCAGACGATGATGATCCTTATCTGTTTGAAGATTTACTTTTCAAGAAAGCACTTGCATTAACAGACCTTGATAGTTTCGCAATGGCTGAACAACAGTTCAAAAATGCTCTTTCAATTGCTGAAAGTGTTTCCGATGTCTATTACAAATCTTTAATTCTGACTTATCTTGCTGATAATTATATAAGGCAAAAAAAATTTCGTGATGCAGAGGTTATTCTGAATAAAGTAATGAAAACATCTGCAGATAATAATTTTACTCAGCTCCTTGCATTGCAGAATCTTTATCTTGGAATTTCAAACTTTCATCAGAAAAATTTCTCAACCACAAGGAACTACTTACTGAAAGCAGATAAAACAGCTTTTTCTGTGAATGATTTTAACACTTCGATTGAATCAAAATATTATCAGGCACTTTGCCTTGAAAGTGAAAACAGTATTTATGATGCGGAGAAAAAATATATAGAAGCCATTGAAATGATTGAAAAATCTTCTAACTCATCTGCTTTGATTAATTCACAAATAGATGTTTCCCGATTTGCAGGATTAAAAGACTCATATCTCAAACTAACTGATTTGTATCTCAGACAATCGAGATTTGCAGATGCATTTGATATGATTGAAAAATTCAGAGCAAGAAACACTTTCAGAAATCTGAATGAATTAAAGTTACAGAGTATTATAAATGATGAAGATTTACTACGGAATTATTATGACATAAAGTGGAAGATAAATTCCGGAATCTACTATTCTGCTGAATTAGATTCGCTTGAAAATGTTTTTAGTTCAATTAAGAATGACTTAATCAATAAATATAATTTTAATCCAGACTACCGGGCAGAAAATTTTAGTGTAAGCTCCGATTTAAACAGAATACCTGAAAACGAAACTTTGGTTTCATATTTTTTCAGTGAAGATAATTTATTCGCATTCATTATTAAGAAAAACAGTTTTACTCCGGTTCTGCTTCATAAAAAGAAAAATGAAATTGTAAATCTTGTAAAACAAATAAGTCCTGTTTATGATAATCAGATAAACTTGAATGATGCATATTATAATCAAGATTTATTCTCGTTTAATTCCAGAGCATCAAATGAATTATACAAAACATTATTAGAGCCTGTAAGAGAATTTCTTTCATCAAACGGTAAAATTATTTTTTCTCTTCCGGTGGAACTATCCGTTGTGCCGATAGAATTTCTTATAACAAATTTTGATTCATATGATAGTCCTTACTATTATGATAATAAAAGATTTCTGATTGAAGATTATTCAATTTCATATACGCCATCGGTTTCGGTTTATCTAATTCAGAAAGAAAAACCATTGGTCGAAAACGATAATTTATTACTGGTTGGCGACCCTCAGATTACAAGCAGCGATTTTGCACAAAGCTATCGTGGCAGTCTTATAGAAGATGAAAGTTTCAGTAATCGGAATTTGAGAATATTTCCACTAAAGTATTCAAAAGAAGAAGTTGAACAAATTGAATCTATGCTTTCTGATGTATCTGTTCTTCTTTCAGAAAAAGCAACAGAGGAACAATTCATAAAAAATTCTTCTGACAAAACCTTAATTCATTTATCAACACATTCTTTTATTCACAACAATCAGCCATTTATAATATTCTCGCAGGAAGAAAAATCAAATTCAGATGGATATCTTGAAGCCGGCGAAATTGTAAAACTAAAACTCAATTCGGAGCTTGTTGTTTTAAGTTCCTGCAAAAGCGGATTGGGAACAATTGATGCAACAGAGGGAATAATCGGTATGCAGAAATCATTTTTTGAAGCCGGCGCAAAAAGTGTTGTGGTTTCTCTTTGGGATGTCAATGATAAATACACATCATACTTTATGAAAAGTTATTATAAATATTTGAGCGAAGGTTATGACAAGTCAGAAGCTCTTAGAAAAGCAAAAATATTCTTTAAGAA
- a CDS encoding tetratricopeptide repeat protein yields MIEIEKIIELLEKKDLNDSEKSWLKDISASDAEAKKIIETYTAVKNSLNRNEHLDEELLGEYILYKNGSDEYSKVVLFLLSKIEDHLRKCEICLSNFKELNLRYADVNEFVSKSISPETEKSYTPITQIIFREKFNSLRYAAFSLASVVFIYVGLLVYSNFTTPDYLKTPFAQDRDFYNTRGRTSELFQRGLDALDRKDFDTAIKYLNDDLKENPDQQSIFYTHFVLGLAYVNKAEKNFLGLFKSFDREDVLKAISHFEKSIELNQNERFQNLKLDAHFYIGKAYLLINDRNSAKHHLQIVVDEKGSYYKNAKELLKSF; encoded by the coding sequence ATGATTGAAATTGAAAAAATAATTGAGTTACTTGAAAAGAAAGATTTAAACGATTCAGAAAAAAGCTGGCTTAAGGATATTTCTGCTTCCGATGCCGAAGCAAAGAAAATAATTGAAACATACACTGCAGTTAAAAATTCTCTAAATCGGAATGAACATTTGGATGAAGAGCTTTTGGGCGAATATATTCTTTATAAAAACGGTTCGGATGAATACAGCAAAGTTGTTTTATTTCTCTTATCAAAGATAGAAGATCATTTACGGAAATGTGAAATCTGTTTAAGCAATTTTAAAGAACTGAATTTACGATATGCAGATGTAAATGAATTCGTAAGCAAAAGTATTTCACCCGAAACAGAGAAATCATATACTCCCATCACACAGATTATTTTCAGAGAAAAATTCAATTCTCTCAGATACGCAGCATTTTCTCTTGCTTCTGTTGTATTTATTTATGTCGGACTTTTAGTTTATTCGAATTTCACAACGCCTGATTATTTGAAAACTCCTTTTGCTCAGGACAGAGATTTTTATAACACAAGAGGAAGAACTTCTGAGCTTTTCCAGCGCGGACTTGATGCACTCGACAGAAAAGATTTTGATACAGCTATTAAATATTTAAATGATGATCTGAAAGAAAATCCTGACCAGCAATCAATCTTCTATACTCACTTTGTACTTGGATTGGCTTATGTGAACAAAGCCGAAAAGAATTTTCTTGGTTTGTTCAAGTCGTTTGACAGAGAAGATGTTCTTAAAGCTATAAGTCATTTTGAAAAATCAATTGAGCTTAATCAGAATGAAAGATTTCAGAATTTAAAACTTGATGCTCATTTTTATATAGGAAAAGCTTACTTACTGATAAACGATAGGAATTCTGCAAAGCACCATTTGCAAATAGTAGTTGATGAAAAAGGAAGTTATTACAAAAATGCGAAAGAACTTCTTAAATCATTTTAA
- a CDS encoding RNA polymerase sigma factor has protein sequence MDSLLASAKEGNSDAFAKISGYIHEISHSYFLSKYRGKKILNKDDVDDLTANVYIAFAEQYQKIETIENWLRRVLFLTFVRFYKQNNLKRTTQLKESLTADDSFIGTDQQHDLNAILKEIDTLSEEKQEIIKLRFWGDLQFNEIAEKLNKNEAAVKKMFYRSIEEIKNKLK, from the coding sequence TTGGATTCACTTCTTGCTTCTGCTAAAGAAGGAAATTCCGATGCATTCGCAAAAATTTCAGGATATATTCATGAAATTTCGCATTCATATTTTTTGTCCAAATATCGGGGCAAAAAAATTCTAAATAAAGACGATGTGGATGACCTTACTGCAAATGTCTATATTGCCTTTGCTGAGCAGTATCAGAAAATTGAAACAATTGAAAACTGGTTAAGAAGAGTTTTGTTCCTGACATTTGTAAGATTTTATAAACAAAATAATCTTAAACGAACAACTCAACTTAAAGAATCATTAACCGCTGATGATTCTTTCATCGGAACGGATCAACAACATGATCTTAATGCTATTCTTAAAGAAATTGACACTTTAAGTGAAGAAAAACAAGAAATAATTAAACTGAGATTCTGGGGAGATTTGCAGTTCAATGAAATAGCAGAAAAGTTAAATAAGAATGAAGCTGCTGTAAAAAAAATGTTTTACCGTTCAATTGAGGAAATAAAAAATAAGCTAAAGTAA
- a CDS encoding carboxypeptidase regulatory-like domain-containing protein — protein MLKTSVIIIFICFITNSVFAQPQIRIEPRNVVFENIFNRIDYAYVINRGDQPLRIDSLSSANPFYIVSFENGLVTPFIINPDDTVKATILLSNFYNITVSDTVDTLWFYSNDPESPRDLRIKIDFFDDNDRGTCSGIISDEQQTPLSGVKVYFLYWGIYIIDSTSTDSNGSYSSFLPKGTYTIAAEKDGYQTTFYGNTSDPYFAYPVDIDSGQTINLNLSLPFIGNTGYTITGNLIDSVGNILVNKGVVVIRKGTHTPTLLKGNAALSDSNVYSAFVRPDGTYSVTVRDTAYYYVQGFSDYYLPSFYNDEGLPAIYWQDADSVFIDQILYNKNIVMKRDSSYGGGNAFGNLVIPFTETDAMKGISVFAKSIDNGTLYSYNFVRSDGNFRVSNLPYGRYQLIAQKIGYPFSYSEPFTIDSLNQSVNNISIIFNTSSVENNSEIPETIILYQNYPNPFNPSTRIIWQSSIGGYQSLKIYDILGNEVVTLVNEFKSAGTYEVEFNANETRRGVSLPTGVYFYRLQTGNFIQTKKMLLIK, from the coding sequence ATGCTAAAGACTTCAGTAATAATAATTTTTATTTGTTTCATTACAAACTCAGTTTTTGCTCAACCTCAGATAAGGATTGAGCCAAGAAATGTTGTGTTTGAAAACATTTTTAACAGAATTGATTATGCTTATGTAATCAATCGCGGCGATCAACCATTGAGGATTGATAGTCTTTCATCAGCAAATCCTTTCTACATAGTTAGTTTTGAAAACGGATTAGTGACACCTTTTATTATAAATCCTGATGATACAGTAAAAGCAACAATTCTTCTTTCAAATTTTTATAACATTACTGTAAGTGATACTGTGGATACTTTGTGGTTTTATAGCAATGACCCGGAAAGTCCGAGAGATTTGAGAATTAAAATTGATTTCTTTGATGATAATGACAGAGGAACTTGTTCGGGAATTATTTCTGATGAACAACAAACACCGTTATCAGGAGTAAAAGTATATTTTCTTTATTGGGGAATTTACATTATTGATTCAACTTCAACAGATTCAAATGGCAGTTACTCATCTTTCTTACCGAAAGGAACTTATACAATTGCAGCCGAAAAGGATGGTTATCAGACAACTTTTTACGGAAATACTTCCGACCCATATTTCGCCTATCCGGTAGATATTGATTCTGGACAAACAATTAACTTAAATCTCAGTTTACCTTTTATTGGAAACACAGGTTATACAATTACCGGTAATTTGATTGATTCGGTTGGAAATATTTTAGTCAATAAAGGAGTTGTAGTAATTAGAAAAGGAACTCACACACCAACATTACTGAAAGGAAATGCCGCTTTATCAGATTCGAATGTTTACTCAGCTTTTGTTCGTCCTGATGGAACTTACTCGGTAACAGTCAGAGATACAGCTTATTATTATGTCCAGGGATTTTCTGATTATTATCTGCCTTCTTTCTACAACGATGAAGGACTGCCGGCAATTTACTGGCAGGATGCAGATTCTGTTTTTATTGATCAGATACTTTATAATAAAAATATTGTAATGAAAAGAGATTCTTCCTATGGTGGTGGAAATGCTTTCGGAAATTTAGTTATTCCGTTTACAGAAACTGATGCAATGAAAGGAATTTCTGTATTTGCTAAATCAATTGATAACGGGACATTATATTCCTACAATTTTGTAAGAAGCGATGGAAATTTCAGAGTAAGTAATTTGCCTTACGGAAGATATCAATTAATCGCACAAAAAATTGGTTATCCTTTCAGTTATAGTGAACCATTTACGATTGATTCATTAAATCAGAGTGTAAATAATATTTCAATTATTTTTAATACATCATCGGTCGAAAATAATTCTGAGATTCCTGAAACAATTATCCTTTATCAGAATTATCCCAATCCATTTAATCCAAGCACAAGAATCATCTGGCAGTCATCCATTGGTGGTTACCAATCACTAAAAATTTATGATATTCTTGGGAATGAAGTAGTAACATTGGTCAATGAATTTAAATCTGCCGGAACATACGAAGTTGAATTTAATGCAAACGAGACACGCCGTGGCGTGTCTCTGCCAACCGGTGTTTACTTTTACCGATTACAAACCGGTAATTTTATACAAACGAAAAAGATGCTACTAATCAAGTAA
- a CDS encoding T9SS type A sorting domain-containing protein yields the protein MKIKILIMVLMLLLPLDFVLCQNQISYGVIGSGGGKVSGTTNIIAFTLGEPVVGKISGSTNITAFGFWNVYQQDVLTSVEDEDVLPTQYKLEQNYPNPFNPSTIIKYAVPERSNVSIKVYNIAGEEVITLVNEEKVRGWYEVKLYSTGLSSGIYLCRMQAGGYVSIKKMMLIK from the coding sequence ATGAAAATAAAAATTTTAATTATGGTTCTGATGCTTTTACTTCCATTAGATTTTGTACTATGCCAGAATCAGATTTCCTATGGAGTAATTGGTTCGGGCGGAGGTAAAGTATCGGGCACAACAAACATTATAGCATTCACACTGGGTGAACCGGTGGTTGGGAAAATATCCGGCTCAACTAATATAACTGCATTCGGATTCTGGAATGTATATCAGCAAGATGTTCTTACATCGGTTGAAGATGAAGATGTTTTACCAACACAATATAAGCTTGAGCAGAATTATCCCAATCCGTTCAACCCAAGTACTATAATAAAGTATGCCGTTCCTGAAAGAAGTAATGTTTCCATCAAAGTTTATAACATAGCAGGTGAAGAAGTTATAACATTAGTTAATGAAGAAAAAGTCAGAGGTTGGTATGAAGTAAAATTATATTCAACGGGGCTATCTTCCGGAATATATCTCTGCCGAATGCAGGCAGGCGGTTATGTAAGTATAAAGAAGATGATGTTGATTAAATAA